The DNA window ATGTGGACCATTACGTTGTGTTTTCaacattactatttttattgcttTATATTAGGAGTGTTGGTAGTAGTACAATTATAAGCTGCCTAATTTAGCTCAATGACTAGCATCTACTTAATTAGTTATTCATTCCATTTATATGCCAAGCCTTCTAATAAGCTGTATCGTATACTTACACCTTCCTGTTATGCTTGAATTGCAGCCTTTGTTTGTTTGATGGCCTCACCTGCATCACCGAGAGAGTTCACTCAGGAAGCTGCCCGTCAGTCTCTGATTGCGATCTCCCGGTCTGTTCCAGCTGCAGGAGAAGCCGTCAACATCAAGTCACCGAGCGGCGCCATGGTGAATGgccaccaccacgacgacgacggggcagAGAAGTACAGATCAAAGCTCATCTCCATCTCCAACCTGTCGCCTGATGCCCAGCCTACGCCGTGCTCTCCCAAGGACACCGCTGCTGCTTAGGCTTAATTAACCGTGTGACCATGTTACTGCTTACACTTCCAAGTGTGGATATCGTGTCCCAGCGTGTGTCGCTAAATGCTGAGACTGTGATCAGGACCCTTGGCCTTAATAACTGCCATGACTGTATATGGTCTTGTGATGAACTGCCCAGTGGGATACTGCCCTTCTTATGTGTGAAAGATGCATCATGGCCTGAAATCTTCTCGCGTGTAAAATCAGTACAGCAGTTACCTGAAAACTGTTTTGCAAATGCAGTGGATCACTATCTTGTTCTTCTTTTGAGGCCCTGGTGTAGCAGTAGGACGACTGCATTATGACTCTATGAGTCGATGAGCAGTTTAGATCGAAGCAGATATGTACATTAGCTGCTGTGAGGCAAATTTTTCATGATATGTGACGGTTCCTCTTACTTTGAAGTCTTACTTTGAAGTCAAGATGGATCTGTCAAGTGAGTTGACCCGTAAACCCACTTAAACAAAATTATTGAACCCACTTAAACAAAATTAGTGGGCAACCTATGAATTAATCCACGGGTTACTTACTAACCAACTTGACGACGGGAACCGGCCGTGGGttacttatttatttaatttaatctatAAAGCTTCGCGGGTGATCCACTTGTATCCCTACATCTTTTATCAGGATCCTGGTGCAAGAAATAATACGGATTTGCTGTTGTGTGCGTACGCGCCAACGGGTCAACTCAGCGCGCGTTTCGGACGTTCGCAGGCTCATTGGTAAGCACGTGCAGGTGCCAACTCATACAATTAGTGTGTGATTAACGCCATATCTAACGTGATTAACATGAGTACGTAGCGCTATgatctcatattttttttcttttttccagtaATTAGCTCTATTATTAACATgaacattttcaaatttaagttgaaagtttcgaattttaatataaaagtttttaaatttgagttgaaaaattttaaatcttcagttgaaagttttcaaatcttcaGTTGAATTTTAAATCTAAGGTAAAAGTTTTCAactggatttgaaagttttcaaatctgagctgaaaattttttaaatctgaatTGAATGTTTTCAAGCTTGACTTGacaattttcaaatataaatttaaactttcaaatatagagttgaaagttttcgaatcaaAGTTGAAAAGATTCAAATCTAAGTTAAAAGTGTTTAAGAGAATTAAGCACTCCCGTGACGATTTTTtttccggaaaaaaaaaaagagaaacacgAACGGGAGTCTGGCTTTTCTTCGTACGTGATGCCGAAAAGCAAGTGGGCCCACCGCTTCTCTACGCGCGCGCGACTTAGGTAAAGGGCACGTACGCGCTAATTAGCCATCCCCGAAATAATACGCTATGGAAATCTGCATTCTGCGAGCACTCGAACTCGAGTACTCGACGGCTCGATGCCATCAAATTGATATGGGCTACTGGGCCGTAAGCGATTCGCACGCGTTATCAGATACTGGGCTGTATGAGGCCCAATCCACCCGCACATCAACTCAGCTGGAATCGTGACGACACGACTAGCGAGAGCGAGTTAGCGAGCAGAGATCCACGGcccgcagcagcggcggcggcggcggcggccgaagccCATCTGGTTACGCGAGggagatggcagcggcggcgggaggagtcGCCGGCGAGCCGTCGGGGACGAGGACGAAGCAGCTTAAGGTCGCCGTGATCCACCCCGATCTCGGGATAGGTACGCCTctactctctctcccccctcctgtTGCTCCTGTCGATGCTTGGGTGAACCCTCATCTCTCGTGGGCAGAATTTTGGTAGATCCGGTTGAGTCCCCGAAACGATTGGTTGCGTGCTACTTTGTAAATTGGTCGATATGTAGCAATTCCGAGTCCACGCGGTGGAAGCATCAGTAGATTTGAGGAACCGTTGCTGCCTGAGCTTGTAGCTTGGATATTTGTTGGGTTCCTCAATTTTGCTCAAGGTTCGACGTATGCTTAGTTGCTTGCTGCAATTACGGGGTAGTCTGAGTGTTAGGGAaagatttttcttcttcttcacttcCATACTGTGTTGATACTTCTAGTTAAGTAGTGAGTAGTGATGCCCTAGAATTGGCTTATTTTTTGGGGAAGCCGTTGCACGGTTTCATTCGAATGTAGGACTTGCGGCTTGTTTATTATATGCAGGTGAGATTTTTAAGAacattttcgagaaaaaaaaatgttgtagcaGTATTGCAGCAGGTGTGGTATAGGACATTGACCAATGGACTAAGTGTGGCAGCATTTCTAGCATTGTACTAGATCTCAATTGTTCAAAGAAAACATATGTTTTTGTGTAGGTGGTGCTGAGAGATTGATAGTCGATGCGGCTTGTCAGCTTGCGGCCCATGGTCATGATGTTCATGTTTTCACATCACATCATGACAAAAACCGATGCTTTGAAGAGACTGTTTCTGGTAAGGATCTAAACTCTATCTGAGGTGAATGTTGCTTATAACTCTCTTACTATGGTAGTTGCAGTACCTATTTGTGTTAAAGACTTACTATGTACTATGACTGATTTGATGTGGACTTGTAGAGGATATGCATATATTCCTATGTGAATTGTCGATTGATTACGtacaaaatttcacaaaacGTCTCCTCGGATACCCTACTCAAATCGCTCAATAGTGTGTAGGGATTCTTATGCCAATGGAAACTTTACTTGATTTTCTATTGTCCTGCAGGTCCATTTGAAGTTAAAGTATATGGAGATTTCTTGCCTCGCCATATTTTTTACCGCTTCCACGCTATCTGTGCATATCTTCGCTGCATTTTTGTTGCAATGTGTGTGCTACTTTGGTGGCCCTCATTTGACATCATATTAGTAGACCAGGTTTCGGTTGTGATTCCACTGCTTAAACTGAAGGCAACATCCAAGGTATTGATCCCTTGCTTTATGTGATCAGTATGTTTCCACTGTAGATATATGTTGATAACTTCTTTTTCCCGTGTATTCAGATAGTATTTTATTGTCACTTTCCTGATATGTTGCTTGCTCAACATACTACCATGCTTCGGAGGTTGTATCGCAAGCCAATTGACATGATTGAAGAAACAACTACTGGTATGGTCTTGTTCATCTAGAACTGTTGCctgctatgttttttaccgtTCCCTAGTGTTTGTTCTATCTGTAGTGCTTATCCCTTTTTTGTATGTATTAGGTATGGCAGATTTGATTCTAGTAAACAGCAGGTTCACTGCAACAACATTTGCCAGGACCTTTTGCAGCCTTCATGCTAGAGGAGTCGAGCCTGCTGTTCTATATCCAGCT is part of the Oryza glaberrima chromosome 4, OglaRS2, whole genome shotgun sequence genome and encodes:
- the LOC127769623 gene encoding uncharacterized protein LOC127769623 isoform X2; the encoded protein is MASPASPREFTQEAARQSLIAISRSVPAAGEAVNIKSPSGAMVNGHHHDDDGAEKYRSKLISISNLSPDAQPTPCSPKDTAAA
- the LOC127769623 gene encoding uncharacterized protein LOC127769623 isoform X1, whose product is MWATNHPKKRDIRWSTHFSSISPLLFGVKGKTPVSSSPQLRAPSRVAAEQGRGGDPAFVCLMASPASPREFTQEAARQSLIAISRSVPAAGEAVNIKSPSGAMVNGHHHDDDGAEKYRSKLISISNLSPDAQPTPCSPKDTAAA